Proteins found in one Diorhabda carinulata isolate Delta chromosome 11, icDioCari1.1, whole genome shotgun sequence genomic segment:
- the LOC130899432 gene encoding adenylate kinase isoenzyme 1 isoform X2, whose translation MSGTNEAPIPSLKVPIIWVLGGPGSGKGTQCDKIVEKYGFTHLSSGDLLRAEVESGSERGKELTAIMEKGELVPMEIVLDLIKSAIINALPTSKGYLIDGYPREKEQGIMFEDNIAPVNVIIFFEASEDTLVKRLLGRAETSGRVDDNIDTIKKRLNTFNTYTNAILDHYSLKLVRINAERSTDEIFQDVTKYLDPLVA comes from the exons gcTCCCATTCCATCACTCAAAGTACCGATAATATGGGTTTTAGGTGGACCTGGTTCAGGGAAAGGAACTCAGTGtgacaaaatagttgaaaaatatggTTTTACTCATTTATCTAGCGGAGATCTCCTCAGAGCCGAA GTTGAAAGTGGCAGCGAACGAGGAAAAGAACTAACCGCCATAATGGAAAAGGGCGAACTCGTACCTATGGAAATAGTTTTGGATTTGATCAAATCGGCCATAATAAACGCCTTACCAACTTCCAAAGGATATTTAATCGACGGTTATCCGAGAGAAAAGGAGCAAGGCATAATGTTTGAAGACAACATAGCTCCGGTAAACGTAATCATATTCTTCGAAGCATCAGAAGATACTTTAGTTAAAAGGTTATTGGGGAGAGCGGAAACATCAGGAAGAGTGGATGATAATATAGATACAATTAAGAAGAGATTGAATACTTTTAACACATACACCAATGCCATCTTGGATCATTACAGCCTCAAGTTAGTGAGG atcaATGCCGAGAGATCAACTGATGAAATTTTTCAAGACGTAACGAAGTACCTGGATCCTTTAGTGGCTTAA
- the LOC130899431 gene encoding 3-hydroxyisobutyryl-CoA hydrolase, mitochondrial-like yields MFSQVFCSRLAVRLVRKINIYERKFSSEPLILVKEVNNNSVVTLNRPKALNSLTAALNIELYKVLKKLEQRRSLLILKGAGDRAFCSGGDLLKIKEAAETKNIHYLNEMTLYSHLNPYVILKYKIPVIVLMNGFTFGGGAGLAIFCKYRIATEKTKFAMPEAKIAFHPNVAGTFFLNRAPGRLGYYMALTGNSINGSDVLRAGFATHFCLSSKIDKIENELLNCSDEIDVKNVLENNCEKSFPEFSLGSTMDKINECFSGDTVEDIFYKLEQDGSTWAKETLEMMRKYSPSCLKVILRQLQIGKNMSVADCLVMESNLTVNFHNFPDAIEGTRVVLVDRQDTPQWNPSQLSDVTEELIQGHFKPAIGEKLRKFLNETDNSLER; encoded by the exons ATGTTTTCGCAG GTTTTCTGTTCGCGTCTAGCTGTGAGGTTAgtgagaaaaataaacatatatgaaagaaaattttcatcagAACCTTTAATTCTAGTCAAAGAAGTGAATAATAACTCAGTTGTTACATTGAATCGTCCCAAAGCTCTTAATTCCCTAACAGCCGCTTTAAATATCGAATTATAcaaggttttaaaaaaattagaacaacgAAGGTCGTTATTGATATTAAAAGGGGCTGGAGATCGAGCTTTTTGCTCCGGTGGAGATCTTCTTAAAATAAAAGAAGCGGCggaaactaaaaatattcattaccTAAACGAAATGACTTTATATTCCCATCTCAATCCTTATGTAATTCTTAAATACAAAATTCCCGTGATAGTTTTAATGAACGGTTTCACTTTCGGGGGCGGTGCGGGGTTGGCAATTTTCTGTAAATACAGAATAGCTACGGAAAAAACTAAATTCGCTATGCCGGAAGCTAAAATAGCTTTCCATCCGAACGTAGCGgggacattttttttaaatcgcgCGCCCGGGCGTTTAGGCTACTACATGGCCCTAACGGGAAATAGTATCAATGGATCGGATGTATTGCGTGCTGGATTCGCGACACATTTTTGTTTAAGTAGCAAAATTGATAAGATAGAAAACGAACTGTTGAATTGTTCCGATGAAATCGACgtgaaaaatgttttggaaaataattgtgaaaaaagttttcCGGAGTTTTCTCTGGGCTCGACTAtggataaaattaatgaatgttTTTCGGGGGACACTGTAGAggacattttttataaattagaacAAGATGGTAGTACTTGGGCAAAGGAAACGTTGGAAATGATGAGGAAGTATTCACCTTCGTGTTTAAAAGTTATATTGAGGCAATTACAAATAGGTAAAAATATGAGTGTAGCGGATTGTTTGGTTATGGAATCTAATCTAACGgttaatttccataattttccaGATGCAATTGAAG GAACTAGAGTTGTACTAGTAGATAGACAAGATACGCCCCAATGGAATCCATCACAATTATCTGACGTCACAGAAGAGCTGATTCAAGGTCATTTTAAGCCGGCCATTGGAGAAAAGCTGAGAAAATTTCTTAATGAAACCGATAATTCATTAGaaagatga
- the LOC130899432 gene encoding adenylate kinase isoenzyme 1 isoform X3, whose amino-acid sequence MAPIPSLKVPIIWVLGGPGSGKGTQCDKIVEKYGFTHLSSGDLLRAEVESGSERGKELTAIMEKGELVPMEIVLDLIKSAIINALPTSKGYLIDGYPREKEQGIMFEDNIAPVNVIIFFEASEDTLVKRLLGRAETSGRVDDNIDTIKKRLNTFNTYTNAILDHYSLKLVRINAERSTDEIFQDVTKYLDPLVA is encoded by the exons ATG gcTCCCATTCCATCACTCAAAGTACCGATAATATGGGTTTTAGGTGGACCTGGTTCAGGGAAAGGAACTCAGTGtgacaaaatagttgaaaaatatggTTTTACTCATTTATCTAGCGGAGATCTCCTCAGAGCCGAA GTTGAAAGTGGCAGCGAACGAGGAAAAGAACTAACCGCCATAATGGAAAAGGGCGAACTCGTACCTATGGAAATAGTTTTGGATTTGATCAAATCGGCCATAATAAACGCCTTACCAACTTCCAAAGGATATTTAATCGACGGTTATCCGAGAGAAAAGGAGCAAGGCATAATGTTTGAAGACAACATAGCTCCGGTAAACGTAATCATATTCTTCGAAGCATCAGAAGATACTTTAGTTAAAAGGTTATTGGGGAGAGCGGAAACATCAGGAAGAGTGGATGATAATATAGATACAATTAAGAAGAGATTGAATACTTTTAACACATACACCAATGCCATCTTGGATCATTACAGCCTCAAGTTAGTGAGG atcaATGCCGAGAGATCAACTGATGAAATTTTTCAAGACGTAACGAAGTACCTGGATCCTTTAGTGGCTTAA
- the LOC130899432 gene encoding adenylate kinase isoenzyme 1 isoform X4, with the protein MLESVFQNVWYKRGGPGSGKGTQCDKIVEKYGFTHLSSGDLLRAEVESGSERGKELTAIMEKGELVPMEIVLDLIKSAIINALPTSKGYLIDGYPREKEQGIMFEDNIAPVNVIIFFEASEDTLVKRLLGRAETSGRVDDNIDTIKKRLNTFNTYTNAILDHYSLKLVRINAERSTDEIFQDVTKYLDPLVA; encoded by the exons GTGGACCTGGTTCAGGGAAAGGAACTCAGTGtgacaaaatagttgaaaaatatggTTTTACTCATTTATCTAGCGGAGATCTCCTCAGAGCCGAA GTTGAAAGTGGCAGCGAACGAGGAAAAGAACTAACCGCCATAATGGAAAAGGGCGAACTCGTACCTATGGAAATAGTTTTGGATTTGATCAAATCGGCCATAATAAACGCCTTACCAACTTCCAAAGGATATTTAATCGACGGTTATCCGAGAGAAAAGGAGCAAGGCATAATGTTTGAAGACAACATAGCTCCGGTAAACGTAATCATATTCTTCGAAGCATCAGAAGATACTTTAGTTAAAAGGTTATTGGGGAGAGCGGAAACATCAGGAAGAGTGGATGATAATATAGATACAATTAAGAAGAGATTGAATACTTTTAACACATACACCAATGCCATCTTGGATCATTACAGCCTCAAGTTAGTGAGG atcaATGCCGAGAGATCAACTGATGAAATTTTTCAAGACGTAACGAAGTACCTGGATCCTTTAGTGGCTTAA